TGCGCGTTGAGCTGCAGACGTTGTTTCGGCTGCCGCGCTCGAATGCGATTCTTTTTGGCATTCGCTGCTATTTGGCGAATATCGAGGAGCTTGGACGCGTGGTGAAATGGCGTAAACGCCTGCATCGCGTGCTGCGCGATCTCCCGCCCGAGATCGAAACCTACAAAGGGTTGACGCGCTACCGGCAGATGGCCGTCGATTATCTCGCGCCATTTGATGACGGCGAGCCGCTTTCGAAGGGAAGCCAGGCCGACCAGAACGTGCTTTGACGGCGCCGGTCACTTTCCTGCATCCCGGGCATCTTCCGCGATATCTGCGCAAGATGGGACTCATCGAGCGGTTTCATCTGGGCGGCTTCAAGGCCGTGGCCGGCATTTTCTCGTCGTCGCATTCAGCGGTGCGCGATGCCTGCGCAACGGCTGCCCCGGCCGATCATTGTCTTCCCACTTTTAGCGCTGACTGCCGCGTAGTTCCGCAAAGGGGGCTTAATTTTTAAGCACTTTATTTTCCTGCAAAGAAATTATGTCTTTTAACGGCATAAGTAAAATCAATGGCTTAACTAAATGCGCGTGTTGGCACGTATCCTGCTGCACCGCATTATCTTGATCGCGGAGCGGACGGGGTGCGCGCAACACGGATCCGGTTTCCTTCTACGCAACGCACCGTTTGCTGCGCACGATCGATCAGACCTTGAAGTACGGGAAGTGCGAAATGGCTGAATTACGTCGAAACAACCTGACTCTCGTAGAGGCGGTAGGCCAATCGGTCTGCAGCCTTTCTCCAACCTTCACACCCGCGCTTGGCGTTGCCGTGGTTGGCGGCATGGCCGGCGCAAACTCGTGGCTGGTTTACCTGCTCGCCACGATCAGCGTTACCATCGTCGGTATTAACATCGGCAAGCTTGCCAAGCGCATCCCCGCGGCAGGCTCGTTCTTCCTCTACGTGTCGCGTACGCTTGGGCCGTCCTGGGGCTTGCTCTCAGGCTGGGCGATGCTCGTTGCCTATCTCTTCACGGCAGTCGCCTTGACGGTTGCGACATCGATCTTCTTCAAAGATTTCTTTGGCGCGATCGGTTTCAAAACCCTGCCGCCAGACTGGTTGATCTATATCGCCGTCTCGGCGCTGATCTTTGTTCTTGCTTACAGAGATGTGAAGCTCTCGACGCGATTCGGTCTCACCCTGGAGGCGCTTTCCGTCCTGGCGATCATCGTCGTCTGTTTCCTCATTTGGAAGTCGTTCGGTTTCAAGATCGACGCTCCGCAGGTGCATCTCCAGGGCGCTTCTTTCGGATCGATCGCGCCTGCAATCGTGTTCGCGATCTTTTCCTGGGTCGGGTTTGAAAGCGCAGCCACGCTCTCGAAGGAAATTAAGAACCCTGAAGTTGTTGTCCCACAGGCTATCGTGGCAACGGCCATCGCGGTCGGCATTTTCTTCATCGCCACGACTTATTTTGTCGTGTTGGGCTTCCATGACGATGCGACGAAATTGGGCGCGAGCGCGGCGCCGTTCTCAGATGTCGCCGCAGCTTCCAAGCTCGGGACTTTCGTGACCACGTTCATCTATTTTGCCGCAATGATCAGCTGCTTTGCATGTTCGCTTGGTCAGCTGACCGCGTTTGCGCGCATGTTGTTCTCGCTTGGACGGTATGAATTCGTTCACCGTTCGATGGGCACTGTCCACGACAAGCATGCCTCGCCGCACATTGCCCTTGCCGTCGGCACGGCTTTGAACGCGGTATTGTGCATCGCTTTCATGAGCGCTGGTGAAACGAACCTGGTGGGTTACTTCGGCACCATCGCGACGTTCGGGTTTATCTTTGTCTATCTCCTGTGTTCAATCGCGGCGCCGATTCTGCTTTACCGCGACGGTACACTGACCGCGGGCACCGTTATCCTTGGTGTCCTCGGTGTGATTGCGATGGCGGGCGCGTTCTTTGGGAGCGTCTATCCAGTGCCTGCAGCTCCATACAATTACTTTCCGTATGGCTTCCTGGTTTATATGCTTCTCGGCGTCGCCTGGTTCTTTATCCTGAAGGTGCGTGCGCCCAAGGTCTTGCTTGGCATCGAGCATGACATGGAATCCATGGCCACGGCGGAAACCTTTGGGAAGATGGAAGCAGTGGGTAGCGGAGCCGAATAAGCCGCAAGGCCGAACGACGGAAGTGCTTCTCGTTGAAACAACGCCCCGGGGGATGCATCTCCCGGGGCGCATCTGTTATTTCGCGATGCTGCTGTCTGATCCGGCGAGTTCTGGGTTACGGCGTCGCGCAATGATCGTTGGGCAGCGTCACGCGGCCGTCGCGATCGCCCCGAAACCGCTTTGCAATTTATACCGGTACGCGTGCGGATTCGCTGATGCGGACACCGCAAAGAGCACGCTGAAATGCATGGGCTGCTGTTGCTGAGCCGGAATAGGGCAAGAAAAAGCTCGACAACTAGGCTCAGGACCCATTAAATTGTTGCGTGAGGGTTAGCGGATTGATTCAATGGGGATGTCGGGAGGCATCGCCATGGCTGATTTGTTGTTGCTGTCGGAGGCGCAGATGCGCCGGATCGAACCGTATTTTCCATTGTCGCACGGGATTGCGAGGGTTGACGATCGGCGGGTGATCAGTGGCATCGTCTTCGTCATCAGAAACGGTCTGCGCTGGCGCGATGCGCCGCCCGGCTATGGTCCGCACAAGACGATCTACAATCGGTTTGTGCGTTGGAGCCGCCTCGGCGTGTTCAACAAGATCTTCGCCGAACTGGCACGCAAGGCCGGCAAGCCATCTCGTCTGATGATCGATGCGACGCATCTGAAAGCGCATCGCACCGCCGCCAGCCTTTTAAAAAAGGGTCTGTTTCCCGACGTATCGGCCGCACGAAGGGCGGCCTGAACTCCAAGCTGCACGCCGTATGCGATGGTCAGGGGCGCCCCGTCATCATGCTGCTCAGCGAAGGCCAGATGAGCGATTATAGGGGCGCGGCCCTGATGATCGATGCTCTACCGTCCGCGAAGCAGTTGCTCGCTGACAAGGGCTATGATGCCGACTGGTTTCGCCGGGCTCTTACCGAACGCGGCATCGCGGCCTGCATCCCATCGAAGTCAAACCGAAAAAAGCCGATCGAACATGACCGCGAGCTCTATCGTCAACGGCACAAGATCGAGAACATGTTCGGCAGGCTCAAGGACTGGCGACGCATCCACACCCGATACGACCGATGCGCCCATACATTCATGTCTGCCATCTGTATCGCAGCCGCCGTCATCTTCTGGCTCTAATCAATGAGTCCTGACCCTAAGCAAGAAAAAGCTCGACAACTAATACCAGCGGCCCGAGGGGATGACTCGGGTGGGGATTCCCAAGGGTGCGAAATTCTGATTCGATCGGCGACGGTGGAATTGGAGGCGTGTGATGGCTGGGATTGCAGTGACTCGTCTGGATTTGTCAGCGTCTGAGCTGCGGCAGGCGTCAGCGCGATCGAAGAACGCGGCGGCCGCACGGCGGATGCTGGCGCTGGCGCTGGTGATGGAAGGGGCGGATCGAACGACAGCAGCGCGCAATTGTGGGATGGATCGGCAGACGCTGCGCGATTGGGTTCATCGGTATAATTCGGACGGACTTGCCGGCCTGGAAAACAAGATCCCGCCGGGCCGCTCATCGAGGCTGACGGCTGAGCAGAAGCAAGGCTTGATCGCGTTGGTGGAGGCGGGTCCGCAGGCCGGCAAAGACAAAGTCGTGCGGTGGCGGCGCGCTGATTTGCGGGATCGGCTTAAGCAGGATTTCGGGCTCGTCTTGCACGAACGCACGGTTGGAAAGCTTCTCGACGCACTTGGCTATCGCCGGCTTTCGGTACGTCCATTCAACCCCAAGGCGGACCCGGCCGCGCAGGAGGTTTTTAAAAAGAGTTCGCAGCCAATGTAGCCGCGGCTTTACCCGAACACGCGCGCGGTAAGCCGATCGAGATCTGGATGCAGGACGAAGCGCGGGTCGGACAACAAGGCACACTGACGCGGGTCTGGGCAAAGCGCGGCAGCCGTCCGCCTGCACCACGCGATCAGCGCAGGATCTGGGCCTATATCCTGGGTGCGGCGTGTCCGGCGAAGCGAGAGGCGGTGGGCGTGGTGCTGCCCTTTCTCAACGCTCGGTCTGTCTCGGTCCACCTCGATCTTATTGGTCGCAAAGTTGCGGACGACGCCCACGCGGTCCTGGTTCTCGACGGGGCCGGATTTCACATCGCAAAAGATTTGAATGTTCCGGCAAATATGACGCTGATGAAGCTTCCAGCCTATTCGCCCGAATTGAACCCGATTGAAAATGTCTGGGAATATCTGCGCGGCAACAAGCTTTCGAATACGGTGTACGAAACCTACGACGAGAGCGTATCTACGTGCTGCGACGCCTGGAACTTCTTTGCCAACGATCACGAACGGGTGGCCTCGATAACCACCCGGTCATGGGCAACGGTCAAAACCTAGGGCCGTTGGTATTACAGCGAGCTAGGATGGAGCGCTGGTTATCAGAGGATGGTTGCCGCGGGCCCCTCTACCGGGCACTGGCGCGGCCGAGCGGCTATGGCCGCTGGGCTGAAAGCGACAGCCGCAAACATCGGCTCCAAGCCCACGCAACGCGATATCGCTGTTGACACAAATCTAGTCTGATTTTTGCGGCGATCTTGGCCTGAGACGGCTGCGGGAATGACGCAAGAAGTTAATGTAATTCAAGCGGTTATGATGGTGCTGCAAGAGAGGATTGAACTCTCGACCTCTCCCTTACCAAGGGAGTGCTCTACCACTGAGCTACTGCAGCTTATTGCCGACGGTCAGGCGCTGACGGTCGAGGCGCGGGCTATGTCGCATAGGCGACGTCGATAGGCAAGATGCTCACAAGACGGCTCAAGGGGTGCCCTTGGCTGCCGCCCGGCGGCGGTCAAGTTCGACATTGAGGGCGGCTCCGGTCAGGACGATCAAAACCGAGACCCAGATCCAGGTCATGAAACCGATGACAGCGCCCAACGAACCATAGACGCGGTCGTAGCTGTCGAAGGCCGCGACATACCAGGAAAACAGGATCGAGGCGCCGAGCCAGGCGAAGGTCGCGAACACGCTGCCCCAGGTCAGCCAGCGCCATTTAGCGCCGGGCCGGCTTGGGCCGACCCGGTAGACGATGTCGAGACCAATCGTATCGATGACGAACAGAACCGGCCAGCGCAGCCAGTCCAGCAACCTGTCGGTTGAAGAATGGAAGCCGACGAAATTCCAGACGACCGGGAGAACGACGACCCCGGCGAGCGCGACCACGACAAAGAAGACCGTCGCGAATGTCGTTGCCAGGGTTGTCCCGTAGAACCTCGGAAGACTGCGCTTCTCTGTCTCCCCATAGACGACGTTCAGCGCGTCAAACAATGCGCTCATGCCGGAGGCGGCGCTCCAGAGCGCCACAAAGAAGCTGGCAAAGAAGGTCAGGCTTTGGACGCCGTTGCCACGGCTCGCGACGCGCATGACCTGGTAGCGAATGAGGCCGATGACACTTTGCGGAAACACGTCCGTCAGCAGATTGAGATGATTCGAGATCGTATGCGGATCGGCAAACATGCCGTAGAGCGAGACGATCGTTGCAATCGCGGGAAAAATCGCCATCAGGCCAAAAAAGGCGACACTGCCGGAATTCGCGATGAGCCGGTTGCGGCTGATCGAGAGGATGACATTCTGCACGAGATCGAGCCACGCTGGCTTGGCGCGCGACCAATGGCTTTTCTCGTCAATTGGTTCGGATTTATCCATCGGGCGGTCGGGTGAAAGGATCAATCAATTAACAACGATCTGCGACGTCTGTCGTTCGGCTAGCGCATAGAATCACTTGGATTTTAGGCAACATTGCATAGGTCGTCGCGCTTTACCCTTTGGCGAGAAAAAACTTTTCGTCTCAAGACGGTAAGGAAACTTCTTGTTATCCTTCTACCTTCAAAATAGACCACACTGGTAAATGCTGAGCCGTCTGCATGACCGACCCTATATTCAAAGATATCGACGCCCCCCATTTCGCTGCCCATGAGTCCACGGATGAAATCGCCCGCAGTGCGGAGGCGATCGTCAATCCGGCGTCGGGCTTGGCGAACGATTATCTCAATCTGTTCAACGAAATCGTCATGCTCATCGAGCAATTGCCGGTGATGCCGGAATTGATCGACGATATACTTAAATGGCGGCCGGTGACCTATCAGTCCTATTTCGCGAAATCGATTTTGCCGGGCCGCACG
This Methylovirgula sp. DNA region includes the following protein-coding sequences:
- a CDS encoding APC family permease is translated as MAELRRNNLTLVEAVGQSVCSLSPTFTPALGVAVVGGMAGANSWLVYLLATISVTIVGINIGKLAKRIPAAGSFFLYVSRTLGPSWGLLSGWAMLVAYLFTAVALTVATSIFFKDFFGAIGFKTLPPDWLIYIAVSALIFVLAYRDVKLSTRFGLTLEALSVLAIIVVCFLIWKSFGFKIDAPQVHLQGASFGSIAPAIVFAIFSWVGFESAATLSKEIKNPEVVVPQAIVATAIAVGIFFIATTYFVVLGFHDDATKLGASAAPFSDVAAASKLGTFVTTFIYFAAMISCFACSLGQLTAFARMLFSLGRYEFVHRSMGTVHDKHASPHIALAVGTALNAVLCIAFMSAGETNLVGYFGTIATFGFIFVYLLCSIAAPILLYRDGTLTAGTVILGVLGVIAMAGAFFGSVYPVPAAPYNYFPYGFLVYMLLGVAWFFILKVRAPKVLLGIEHDMESMATAETFGKMEAVGSGAE
- a CDS encoding transposase, whose amino-acid sequence is MADLLLLSEAQMRRIEPYFPLSHGIARVDDRRVISGIVFVIRNGLRWRDAPPGYGPHKTIYNRFVRWSRLGVFNKIFAELARKAGKPSRLMIDATHLKAHRTAASLLKKGLFPDVSAARRAA
- a CDS encoding IS5 family transposase; this encodes MSSDDRCDASESASHRRQPFKKGSVSRRIGRTKGGLNSKLHAVCDGQGRPVIMLLSEGQMSDYRGAALMIDALPSAKQLLADKGYDADWFRRALTERGIAACIPSKSNRKKPIEHDRELYRQRHKIENMFGRLKDWRRIHTRYDRCAHTFMSAICIAAAVIFWL
- a CDS encoding IS630 family transposase (programmed frameshift), translated to MAGIAVTRLDLSASELRQASARSKNAAAARRMLALALVMEGADRTTAARNCGMDRQTLRDWVHRYNSDGLAGLENKIPPGRSSRLTAEQKQGLIALVEAGPQAGKDKVVRWRRADLRDRLKQDFGLVLHERTVGKLLDALGYRRLSVRPFNPKADPAAQEVFKKKFAANVAAALPEHARGKPIEIWMQDEARVGQQGTLTRVWAKRGSRPPAPRDQRRIWAYILGAACPAKREAVGVVLPFLNARSVSVHLDLIGRKVADDAHAVLVLDGAGFHIAKDLNVPANMTLMKLPAYSPELNPIENVWEYLRGNKLSNTVYETYDESVSTCCDAWNFFANDHERVASITTRSWATVKT
- a CDS encoding YihY/virulence factor BrkB family protein, which produces MDKSEPIDEKSHWSRAKPAWLDLVQNVILSISRNRLIANSGSVAFFGLMAIFPAIATIVSLYGMFADPHTISNHLNLLTDVFPQSVIGLIRYQVMRVASRGNGVQSLTFFASFFVALWSAASGMSALFDALNVVYGETEKRSLPRFYGTTLATTFATVFFVVVALAGVVVLPVVWNFVGFHSSTDRLLDWLRWPVLFVIDTIGLDIVYRVGPSRPGAKWRWLTWGSVFATFAWLGASILFSWYVAAFDSYDRVYGSLGAVIGFMTWIWVSVLIVLTGAALNVELDRRRAAAKGTP